In Cryptomeria japonica chromosome 5, Sugi_1.0, whole genome shotgun sequence, the genomic window TTAAAAGGGAGCAATCACAATCCCATATTTGCTTCAAGTTCTAACGAACCCACTCTTGATTGTTTCACATTAATTTAGTTTGACTAATAGTGTTATAAAATTTCATATGAAAATTATACTTCAAGTTGTCAAACATGGTGGCCTCATTTAAGAGGGAGCAATCACAATCTCACGTTTGCTTCAAGTTCTAACGACCCCACTCTTGGTTGTTTCACATGAATTTAGTTTGATTTGCACTATTACCAAGTTTCATATTATAAACAAAACATAAAGTTATGCTTCTTTTCTAAACCTCCATGTTGCTTAGATTGGTGTGCTTGTAGTTAAGTGTAAAACTGAATTTTAATTTAGAATTATGTTAAAGATATTAGTTGTATGATACATACACTCAAATCTAGAAGCTTTCAAATTTATAATTATGTTACCAAAATGCGACGAAACCATTTTCCAAGTAGTAATCACTGTTTCaaactaacaaaaaaaaatcactgtttcaaactaacaaaaaaaaaaacttgcattCTTTAAAGCTTTTTCCCAACTTGAAGGATTTGATAATTTTATTGCAGCCCAATATGAAGTTAAGCATGATATTAATTTATGGATTATTAACCTCCCTTTTTTTTTAATGTATGCCAATAGAGGCAAACTACAGATAACTATAGCATTAATTTATTCTTATATAGATtattctaaaataaaaaaataaaattaaaataatatttaaaatgttttaattttaatatatttttgtttctcttttttggtaatatagaaaaatgatcaatttttaaataaaattttctgACTGATGTTATTCTCTGTGGTTTATGTCAATTGGATCTTGCTGTCTCTGTGAATTGCTAAATTTGTGACGAGCTATTTGGATTAGCTGTCTATCTTCTCATGCATCATAGAAGTGTCTGCATCATCCACATGATGTTTTTCTGGATCATCATTATGTAAGAGTTGTTAAATCGTTCCATATATTTATGTTTCGTAACTTTCTCTAATAGATAAGCTTGATGTGGATAACTAGTAGTTGGGTGGTGTAAATGTTATTTGGAATATGCAAATGTTAGTTGAAATTTTTTGGATTAGATTATGTGAGGTTTTTATTCATCAATAATTGGAATCATATATTATGTGAgctttttctttcatcaacattTAGGATCACAGTTTATGATCCATCACCATGATGAGAtaccaagaaaagaaaaataatatatcatgaaacgtgaaacgttgatgaaaaaatcTCACATAATTTAATCTCAAAAATTTCaactataataatttaaaatttacaaCAAAAAGCACAAAACAGActgaaattaaaattaaatctttaaaCGATAGCACCAACTTTGTTTGCATGAAAGCCtatagaatgatttccattttgaAGCTGCTAAATAACAAATTGCTTCAATCACAGATTAGACCAATAAAAATATACACAAATGAGTGAAACCACCCCCAACATTCAATGAAATTTAGTTTAGCGAAATTGCAGCCTAAACTGATAGGTTACACATTAACTGATGTTATGCATTGTGCTAACTCTCTATTCCATAATCAATATGTCGATTCCTTATAAGAAAATTTAGATTACACATAAATGACTGGTAGGTTACACAATTACTTGACATAAATGGCCACTGCAAAGTTCTTGTGCCAATTTAGTCGACAGTGAAATGAAAGCAATTGACATTTCAAGCTTTAACACAATAAAAAGCAGTAGGAATTTTCCTGCTGGCAAGAGAAATATGGCATATTATGTAGTATAGGGAGATAGAAAGAGAGACAATTATGCCCATTGCTGGGAACAGATGACAAAAGTTATATTGAATGAAACCCTAGTGTGAACGCAGAGAGCATCAGAATCAAACGTGTGAATCATATTTGCCCATCTTCAACCATATGAGAGTGCCAGGCAGGGGCTCTCTCAAATCCATTTCTGCCAAGCTCATAGTCTTGAAATGCTTGGATAATCTGGTCTCTGGAATTCATGACAAAGGGCCCATGTTGGACCACTGGCTCATTTAATGGCTGCCCTCCAATTAGTAGGAACCTGCAGGGCTTGCTATTCAGACTGTTATTCCACACACTCAAGCCATCACCATTGCTCAATAAAAGTGTATGATGAGCACTCACTACAGGTGAGTTGGGAGCACCAAAGCTTGCTTCACCTTCCAACACATACACAAATGCATTCCAAGTCTCTGGAATAGCCTGATGAAGCACAGATTCTGCCTCCAACCTGAAATCCAAATACATTGTGGGAGTCCTGGTATACACTGCAGATTTGATGCCCAAAGCTTCTCCTGCTATAACAGTCACCTTTACTCCATCCTTCTCAACCTTGGGTATGTCTTTCCCTTGAATTTCTTGATATTTAGGCTCAATCCTGACCACAACCCACAAGATAATATACCACTTAGCAGTTGGCTCCTCAGAATTCCATCAATTGAATGAGAAAGTAGTaccactcacattttatctttggCAGCCAGATTTACCCACAACTGCAAACCATGTTGCAATCCTGCTCCAGCTGGCATTTCAGAATGGACTATACCTCTACCTGCAGTCATCCACTAcacagtgcagagcaagaaaacCCCAAACAAATTACCATCATGACAAACAAGGTCAACTGTAATGTTAGTGGTAGTGATATTATTAAGAAAAAAATCCATACCTGTAGATCACCAGCCTTGATGGTACCCTTGTGCCCTACAAAGTCCTCATGAGTCATGGCTCCCTGTATAGAAAAGACATCAATGCCTCAACGTCTCTTCATGGGACATCTTTTCCTCAATGGATCAATCcattttatatttatattcttAAGAGAGGGGTCGGATAGATTAAAGAGTCAACTGCTAATGATAAAGAACATCAATCCTGCCATCAGCTGTGATAACTGTCTCTTCTTTTCATCAATTGACTATTACATGGGGGCATCTCTGTGTATTTTATTCTATGCAGATGGCGATGTTTATGGAGGGAATTATTTTTTAAGCTGTTTTCATTGCTTTTACTTATGTTACTAATGAAAAGTCGGTTTGCTTTTGGGTGGGACTTCCTACTCCTTTTGTTTCGATCAAATTCAAGGAATGGATTGGCAACAAAAATATATTAGTAGTGATTGAAATCCTTACGTTAGAGCCAATGTAAGTGGCCCATATTTTATGTGCCTTCAAAATGAAATGGAGTATCTTCCACTAAAGTTGACATTTCAAGTTGAATTTTGCATTGTGGACAACTCATATATGGCTTCAGTGGGCTTGTCACAGTAGTTAAAACAGGGCAACCTAGTCAAAAGATAACACGCCAAACATAGTTGGACAATGGATGCCTCTGAATTCACTCTATGTGCTGTCATCCCTCTCCTAACTCCATCATAAAACTCTTACAGCTGGTTGGGCTATGGACAGAATATTTACAGGCTATTTTAAAAAGCAAGAGAACTAACTACTTACCAGTTTTGTGCATAGATTATGCAAGAATACATGCCTCAAATCTTCAAATCTTATACTGCTCTGGAAATGCAAATTTTTCTCTTATACTGTGTTGGAGAAAcagttttgtcttttttttttatctcattCTGATGATTGATCACAGACCAATTCCTTTCTTGTTATCTGATTTTAATGATCAATCATAGAGCAATTATTTTTCTTGTTAtctcattctgatgatggatcatagactaATTCTTTACTTGTTATCTCATTCTGATAATTGATCACAgaatgtgatctgaaacattgataaaAAAAGCATACAAAATCTATTCTTAAAAATTTCAAGCTATTATCATGAACTACAAAATGTTATGTCGTCAAAGAAAACAGAAACAAGATTTGTACCTCCAGCATGTATGTCACTGTTTCAAAACCTGCCCAAAATGACAAAAAAGTATACATTTCAATAGAGAAAACATCTTATTGAGTAAATGATTGCAATTATCTGATATTTTAGCCTCGGAGAAGCCAAAACAGGGAACATATAATTTACCTCTGTGAGGATGGTCTGGAAATCCACCAGGAGCACTGACTGCAATACACAAACATATTTGATTTCTTAAATAAAACTCAACCATACTTGTTAACAATGCTTTGGGCAAAGAGTGAGCTGACCCAACCTGAGAATTCATCCAGAAACAGAAAGGGGTCCAAAAATTTCAACTCTGAGCTGTGACAAAAACAGATGAATAGAGGATTTTCAAGAGTTTCACATATAATCTCAGTGCACTGAAATTGGAACCAAAATGAAGTCGGTACCTTCCAATACTGCGCCTGACAATGGCACCATCTCCCTCATATTGCTCCCTCGCCAACACCACCTTATTCACCTTGCGTGGATTCACAAACTCAGTCCTGCTATTCATCCTCTGAAATTCAGATATCTTTTCCCAGTAATTGCTGTCTCTGAATTCAATTGCTTGAAAAATTTTaacatcaatgtttcaaatcatagTTGATGAtccatcatcaacatataacaAGAAAgctgaaagagaaaaatgaaagggaaaaagaaaaagaaagggagtTATGTTTGAACCAgggaaaaaaaagaaaagggaGTTCTTTTACAAGAAAGCCCTGTTATTCATCCTCTGaaaactcaaatttcttttcccAAGTTATCTTTGAACCAGGGAAATGAAAGAAGGGAAATCTTTTATAAGGATCCCAACTTACAAACAAGTACAACTGTCAAAGTCCACCTATACAAGGCACTAAGCATTGTTTTTTGTAACTGCTGACAAGGTAGTGAAGTCATGGTGATCTCATTAATGGGTGACATCATAACAGTTAGTTTATACGCAATGGATTTGCCGGCAACCAGTGTAATGGCGTGTATATTGCACACCAGGACAAAAAGATCACATCTTTTTCCCATCACTCAACTTGTGTGTCTTATGTGGGAATAGAGTAAATCCCCTGCCTGAGTGTTCTTTAGTGTTTGACCATAGATCCAGAGATGGCAGACTTCTCCATAAATTCAACCACTTTAGATGAGGATTTAAACTAAAAGTCAATCTTTAAGGCTGGAAATGCGTGTTATTACTTTCTGTAACTCACATTCTGGCCGATCTGTTTCTTTCAATCGAGTTCTGTTGACATTATCAACCCCATGTGGGTGCATCATTTTCGAAATGGGTGAAGTGTCATGGACTCAATATAAAAATCCTGTCATATCTCCTTTATATTGTGTTACCAGCTATTTAGAGTTAATAATAGTACTATGCTTTGACAAATTTTCTCCTAgtctattattttttattgatgtcaatgaTGCACAATACCAACACTAGACTTTTTTAAAGAtaattagtttaaaatttgaatttctttttttTGGTTGTTGTTTTATTTGTTTCGGAACTTTATCATTGCCTTGGTTTTCATGATTGTTTTTAGATAGGATTGTTTTGTTGAATTTTAAAGTTGATAAGCTTAAGATAAAGTG contains:
- the LOC131077728 gene encoding pirin-like protein isoform X4; amino-acid sequence: MREMVPLSGAVLEELKFLDPFLFLDEFSVSAPGGFPDHPHRGFETVTYMLEGAMTHEDFVGHKGTIKAGDLQWMTAGRGIVHSEMPAGAGLQHGLQLWVNLAAKDKMIEPKYQEIQGKDIPKVEKDGVKVTVIAGEALGIKSAVYTRTPTMYLDFRLEAESVLHQAIPETWNAFVYVLEGEASFGAPNSPVVSAHHTLLLSNGDGLSVWNNSLNSKPCRFLLIGGQPLNEPVVQHGPFVMNSRDQIIQAFQDYELGRNGFERAPAWHSHMVEDGQI
- the LOC131077728 gene encoding pirin-like protein isoform X1, whose translation is MNNRAFLTEFVNPRKVNKVVLAREQYEGDGAIVRRSIGSSELKFLDPFLFLDEFSVSAPGGFPDHPHRGFETVTYMLEGAMTHEDFVGHKGTIKAGDLQWMTAGRGIVHSEMPAGAGLQHGLQLWVNLAAKDKMIEPKYQEIQGKDIPKVEKDGVKVTVIAGEALGIKSAVYTRTPTMYLDFRLEAESVLHQAIPETWNAFVYVLEGEASFGAPNSPVVSAHHTLLLSNGDGLSVWNNSLNSKPCRFLLIGGQPLNEPVVQHGPFVMNSRDQIIQAFQDYELGRNGFERAPAWHSHMVEDGQI
- the LOC131077728 gene encoding pirin-like protein isoform X3; this translates as MTEFVNPRKVNKVVLAREQYEGDGAIVRRSIGSSELKFLDPFLFLDEFSVSAPGGFPDHPHRGFETVTYMLEGAMTHEDFVGHKGTIKAGDLQWMTAGRGIVHSEMPAGAGLQHGLQLWVNLAAKDKMIEPKYQEIQGKDIPKVEKDGVKVTVIAGEALGIKSAVYTRTPTMYLDFRLEAESVLHQAIPETWNAFVYVLEGEASFGAPNSPVVSAHHTLLLSNGDGLSVWNNSLNSKPCRFLLIGGQPLNEPVVQHGPFVMNSRDQIIQAFQDYELGRNGFERAPAWHSHMVEDGQI
- the LOC131077728 gene encoding pirin-like protein isoform X2 gives rise to the protein MNSRTEFVNPRKVNKVVLAREQYEGDGAIVRRSIGSSELKFLDPFLFLDEFSVSAPGGFPDHPHRGFETVTYMLEGAMTHEDFVGHKGTIKAGDLQWMTAGRGIVHSEMPAGAGLQHGLQLWVNLAAKDKMIEPKYQEIQGKDIPKVEKDGVKVTVIAGEALGIKSAVYTRTPTMYLDFRLEAESVLHQAIPETWNAFVYVLEGEASFGAPNSPVVSAHHTLLLSNGDGLSVWNNSLNSKPCRFLLIGGQPLNEPVVQHGPFVMNSRDQIIQAFQDYELGRNGFERAPAWHSHMVEDGQI